The Pirellulales bacterium DNA window CAAGTCGAGCGCGGTGCGCAGCGCTTGCTTGTCATCACAAGAGAGCGCGAATCGCACCACGGCCGCCAGGTGCGTGGTGTCGACATGATAATTGTCGTTCTCGAACAGCCAGGGCCGATTCGCCACCAGCGCGGCGAGCGAAGTATCCTCCGGCTCCGCCCCTTCCCGTCTTGCGATATCGGCCTTTACGTTGCGCAGCAGCTCGCCGTGCAGGTGGTTGATCAACAGGGCGGCCACCTCTTGCCGGTCGGATTTTGGTCGGTTGTGCATCTGGCCGTCGAACAACGTTATGGCGTTGCAGGTGCCGTAATGAGCCAACACGTACTCGAATCCCAATCGTGGACAGGCCCCTTCGTACAGAGCGACTTCGATTATCTCTTCATAGTTCTCGGCATCGCGCGGAATTTGTTCCAGACTGCGGGCCACCGCCGCCCGATCGCCCACGGGGCGCAGGTACATCCAGGCCTCGCGCACACGGCCGTGAGAAAGCAACAACTCGCCCACTTCGCGGCAGGCCGCTAAATAGGCGTCTTCCATTTTGGTCCGCACGGGTTCGGGCAGGTCGTCCAGGCTCGAGGTCATGATTACTGACAAGCCCAGCGTGTGCCGCGCTTCCATCAACCGCGCATCGAATAACTCGTGGTATTGTTCCTGTTGCCGCAAATGTTCGGTTAGGCGGTGAAAGATGCCCACGATTCCCTCGTGGTCAGCGGCACTCTGCAGTTCGTCGAAAAGAGTCTGGGTCTGCGCCATCGGAAGATTTTGCACTGGTTGCTTTGATTGTGAGGAAGGTGCCCTAGGCAATCGTATCAGAGCAAATCCTTATATTCCACGATGCAGATCGCGGCGCGGGGCGCCGTTTGTCGGATTCGAGCGGTGAAGTGCCTCTTTTTCCTCGGACACGCCTCGGTTAGCATGAAACCAAGCGTGCCATCCCGCGAGTGAGACACACGGGGATACTTTCTCCGGCCGATGATGGCGATGCCGACGCGGCGCGCGGCAGAGATTCGCCGTGGGGCTAACGAAGATGCCGCTGGTATTGTCTCGTGACTTATGCTGGATGGCGGTTTGTAGAAACAGTTTTAGGCGAGTAACCCCTCGATCATGCCCAACGACGTGCCAGGTTTCAGCGGATTGCGTGTAGCGGCGTTCGAGAGCCGTCGCGCCGACGAGATGGCACGTCTGATTGAGCGCATGGGGGGTGTTGCTTCGGTCAGCCCGTCTTTGCGTGAAGTACCGCTGACGACCAATCCCGACGCCGTCGACTTCGCCTATCACTTGATTAGCGGCCAGATCGATATCGTGGTGCTGATGACCGGCGTGGGCTTGCGCCACTTGGTGGCGCAGGTCGAGCGGCACGTCCCGCGCGACCGCTTTTTGGCGTCGCTTTCGGACGTGACGACGGTCGCGCGCGGGCCCAAGCCCGTGACTGTGTTGCGCGAGCTAGGGATCACTCCCACCTGGCGCGTGCCCGAGCCGAACACCTGGCGCGAGGTGTTGGCCACGATCGATCAGCACGTGCCCGTCAGAAATCAGATCGTTGCGGTGCAGGAATATGGCCTGCCCAATGCCAGCCTGGTCGCTGGGCTGGAAGCGCGCGGAGCTGGCGTGCGCACCGTCAAAGTTTACGAGTGGGATTTTCCCGAGGATACCCGGCCGCTCGCGGACAATGTCCGCGCGATTGCCGCCGGCGAGCGAGACCTGGCCTTGTTCACGTCGGCCCACCAGGTGGTGAACATGCTGCGGATGGCCGAGCAATTGGAAGTGACGCCGTCGCTACGGCAGCAATTCCGCCGCATGGTGGTCGCCTCGATCGGCCCCACGACCAGCGAAACGCTGCGCGACAACGATCTGACGGTCGACGTCGAACCAGAACATTCCAAGATGGGGCACCTGGTCGCGGCGGCAGCCGCCCAAGGCCCCGAACTGCACCGGCGCAAGCAGCCCATCACCACATCGGGCAATGGTGCCCGGCACCAACCCTCTACCCTCGGGCCGGCGCGAGGGCCCTGGGACGACGGCCCGTTTATGAAGGCCTGCCGCCTCGAGCCGACCGATCGCACTCCGATCTGGTTGATGCGTCAGGCCGGGCGCTACATGGCCGAGTACCGCGCCGTGCGCTCGAAGACGACATTTTTAGAGCTGTGCCGTAACCCGCAGCTCTGCACCGAAGTCATGCTCACGGCCGTGGAGCGCTTGAACGTCGATGCGGCGATCATCTTTGCCGATCTGTTGCCCATGCTCGAGCCGATGGGGCTGGATCTGGAGTTTGCCGCCGGCGAAGGTCCGGTGATCCATAATCCCGTGCGCGACGCGGCCGACGTCGATCGTGTCGTCGAGCTTGTGGACGTCGATTCGCTCGACTTCGTCATGGAGACCGTGCGGCTGACGCGCGCCGGCTTGCCCGCCCAGATTCCCGTGCTGGGATTTGCCGGCGCGCCGTTCACGCTCGCCAGCTACACGATCGAAGGGGGCGCGAGTCGCAGCTATCTGCACACCAAGACGCTGATGTACCGTGATCCCGGCGCGTGGGATGAACTGATGTCGCGGCTGGCGCGCAGCGTAACACGGTACTTGAATGCGCAAGTCGCAGCCGGCGCCCAGGCCGTGCAACTGTTCGACAGTTGGGTAGGTTGCCTGGGACCGGACGACTATCGCCGTTACGTGCTGCCCTACACGCGCTCGATCATCGAAGGAATCACGCCGGGCGTGCCCGTCATTAATTTTGCCACTGGCAATCCGGCACTGTTGCCTTTATTGGCCGAAGCCGGTGGGCATGTGATTGGCGTCGACTGGAGGATTCGTCTGGATGATGCCTGGCGTGCCGTCGGCGAAGGGCGCGGGGTGCAAGGCAATCTCGACCCGCTCGTGCTGCTTTCCGAGCCGGACGAGATTCGCCGCCGCGCAAAAGACGTTCTCGACCAGGCGGCTGGGCGGCCGGGGCATATCTTCAACCTGGGGCACGGCGTGATGCCTCAGACGCCCGTTGAGAATGTGATCGCGCTCGTCGAGGCTGTGCATGAGCTCGGGGCGCGTCGCCGGGGATGATCAGCCACGATCAACAAACGCCGCGCACGCGAATCGCGATCATTGGCGGCGGCATAACCGGTCTCGCGGCCGCCCATCGCTTGGGCGAGTTAGCGCCCGCCTGTCAGGCCACGGTGTTCGAGGCCAGCAGCCGTCTGGGCGGCATTCTGCACACCGTGCAACAGGACGATTTTCGGCTCGAGTTCGGTGCCGACAACTTCATCACCAACGTGCCCTGGGGTATCGATTTGTGCCGGCGCATCGGTTTTGCGGACCAGTTGCTCGAGACGGCCGCTACGCGCCGCCGTGCTCTAGTCGTGCGCGCGGGCAAGCTGCATCCCGTGCCCGAGGGCTTCATGCTGATGGAGCCGCGCGAACTGTGGCCGGTGCTGAAATCGCCGCTACTGAGTCTGCGTGGAAAAGCGCGCCTGCTGGCCGAATTCTTCATTCGCCCACGGCAGGCGACGGGAGACGAGAGCCTGGCGTCGTTCGCCCGACGTCGCTTGGGACGCGAGGCGTTCGAGCGGTTGGTGCAACCGTTGGCGGCAGGCATCTACACGGCCGACCCAGAAAAGCTGAGCCTCGCCGCCACGATGCCGCGATTCTTGGAAATGGAACGGCGCCACGGCGGGCTGATCCGCGCGGTCCGCAAGAGCAAGAGTGCAGGCGGGAATAGCACCGGCGGCGCAGGGAGTGGTG harbors:
- the hemE gene encoding uroporphyrinogen decarboxylase — its product is MPNDVPGFSGLRVAAFESRRADEMARLIERMGGVASVSPSLREVPLTTNPDAVDFAYHLISGQIDIVVLMTGVGLRHLVAQVERHVPRDRFLASLSDVTTVARGPKPVTVLRELGITPTWRVPEPNTWREVLATIDQHVPVRNQIVAVQEYGLPNASLVAGLEARGAGVRTVKVYEWDFPEDTRPLADNVRAIAAGERDLALFTSAHQVVNMLRMAEQLEVTPSLRQQFRRMVVASIGPTTSETLRDNDLTVDVEPEHSKMGHLVAAAAAQGPELHRRKQPITTSGNGARHQPSTLGPARGPWDDGPFMKACRLEPTDRTPIWLMRQAGRYMAEYRAVRSKTTFLELCRNPQLCTEVMLTAVERLNVDAAIIFADLLPMLEPMGLDLEFAAGEGPVIHNPVRDAADVDRVVELVDVDSLDFVMETVRLTRAGLPAQIPVLGFAGAPFTLASYTIEGGASRSYLHTKTLMYRDPGAWDELMSRLARSVTRYLNAQVAAGAQAVQLFDSWVGCLGPDDYRRYVLPYTRSIIEGITPGVPVINFATGNPALLPLLAEAGGHVIGVDWRIRLDDAWRAVGEGRGVQGNLDPLVLLSEPDEIRRRAKDVLDQAAGRPGHIFNLGHGVMPQTPVENVIALVEAVHELGARRRG